From Nematostella vectensis chromosome 14, jaNemVect1.1, whole genome shotgun sequence, a single genomic window includes:
- the LOC5509886 gene encoding protein Mis18-alpha isoform X2, whose amino-acid sequence MADVTASVDQSTVSDRGQNASPETVDDILPIVFQCLSCQVILGDSFSWVCADQDLQVVVLSAVTSNVSIEEGLETSTDGQDIGSTFIPLRCKSCKSGIGRIYRTTPLELDMIRDVFSLDCSSIKSYELGTQAGKNSYKTADELLDIPTAKDLKNEILKLQSVVVSLNERLQSVEKVIPETDGIGISTINNDNNTYSERQPPHSLNNKRAYTEMEKKGTVHQNIKHSKRIRT is encoded by the exons aTGGCGGATGTGACAGCAAGTGTTGATCAAAGTACCGTGTCAGATCGTGGACAAAACGCATCTCCAGAAACCGTCGACGATATCTTACCCATAGTTTTCCAATGCCTTAGCTGTCAAGTTATTCTAGGAGATAGTTTTTCTTGGGTTTGTGCCGATCAAGACCTGCAAGTTGTGGTTCTGTCAG CTGTCACATCAAATGTGTCAATAGAAGAAGGATTGGAGACGTCAACAGATGGACAGGATATTGGCAG cACATTTATTCCACTGAGATGCAAGTCTTGCAAATCTGGAATTGGTAGAATTTACAGAACCACACCTCTAGAACTTGATATGATAAG GGATGTTTTTTCATTGGATTGCTCTAGTATTAAAAG TTATGAGTTAGGAACTCAAGCTGGAAAGAATTCTTATAAAACAGCAGATGAACTTCTAGACATACCTACTGCAAAGGatctaaaaaatgaaatattgaAG CTACAAAGTGTTGTTGTGTCATTGAATGAAAGGCTGCAATCTGTGGAAAAAGTCATCCCAGAAACAGATGGAATTGGAATATCAACTATTAACAATGACAATAATACATACAGTGAAAGACAGCCTCCACATAGCCTAAACAATAAAAGGGCATACACAGAGATGGAGAAAAAGGGGACTGTCCATCAAAACATCAAGCATTCAAAGCGTATAAGGACCTGA
- the LOC5509886 gene encoding protein Mis18-alpha isoform X1, translating into MADVTASVDQSTVSDRGQNASPETVDDILPIVFQCLSCQVILGDSFSWVCADQDLQVVVLSAVTSNVSIEEGLETSTDGQDIGSLTFIPLRCKSCKSGIGRIYRTTPLELDMIRDVFSLDCSSIKSYELGTQAGKNSYKTADELLDIPTAKDLKNEILKLQSVVVSLNERLQSVEKVIPETDGIGISTINNDNNTYSERQPPHSLNNKRAYTEMEKKGTVHQNIKHSKRIRT; encoded by the exons aTGGCGGATGTGACAGCAAGTGTTGATCAAAGTACCGTGTCAGATCGTGGACAAAACGCATCTCCAGAAACCGTCGACGATATCTTACCCATAGTTTTCCAATGCCTTAGCTGTCAAGTTATTCTAGGAGATAGTTTTTCTTGGGTTTGTGCCGATCAAGACCTGCAAGTTGTGGTTCTGTCAG CTGTCACATCAAATGTGTCAATAGAAGAAGGATTGGAGACGTCAACAGATGGACAGGATATTGGCAG TCT cACATTTATTCCACTGAGATGCAAGTCTTGCAAATCTGGAATTGGTAGAATTTACAGAACCACACCTCTAGAACTTGATATGATAAG GGATGTTTTTTCATTGGATTGCTCTAGTATTAAAAG TTATGAGTTAGGAACTCAAGCTGGAAAGAATTCTTATAAAACAGCAGATGAACTTCTAGACATACCTACTGCAAAGGatctaaaaaatgaaatattgaAG CTACAAAGTGTTGTTGTGTCATTGAATGAAAGGCTGCAATCTGTGGAAAAAGTCATCCCAGAAACAGATGGAATTGGAATATCAACTATTAACAATGACAATAATACATACAGTGAAAGACAGCCTCCACATAGCCTAAACAATAAAAGGGCATACACAGAGATGGAGAAAAAGGGGACTGTCCATCAAAACATCAAGCATTCAAAGCGTATAAGGACCTGA
- the LOC5509886 gene encoding uncharacterized protein LOC5509886 isoform X3: MTFTGLSLSQFSLKIELNKNRTAQTYSSVRQLILGNPGCQGHSLTFIPLRCKSCKSGIGRIYRTTPLELDMIRDVFSLDCSSIKSYELGTQAGKNSYKTADELLDIPTAKDLKNEILKLQSVVVSLNERLQSVEKVIPETDGIGISTINNDNNTYSERQPPHSLNNKRAYTEMEKKGTVHQNIKHSKRIRT, from the exons ATGACATTTACTGGCTTGTCCTTGTCCCAATTTAGCTTGAAGATTGAGCTGAATAAAAATAGAACTGCCCAGACATATTCAAGTGTCCGTCAGCTCATCCTTGGGAACCCAGGGTGTCAAGGTCACAG TCT cACATTTATTCCACTGAGATGCAAGTCTTGCAAATCTGGAATTGGTAGAATTTACAGAACCACACCTCTAGAACTTGATATGATAAG GGATGTTTTTTCATTGGATTGCTCTAGTATTAAAAG TTATGAGTTAGGAACTCAAGCTGGAAAGAATTCTTATAAAACAGCAGATGAACTTCTAGACATACCTACTGCAAAGGatctaaaaaatgaaatattgaAG CTACAAAGTGTTGTTGTGTCATTGAATGAAAGGCTGCAATCTGTGGAAAAAGTCATCCCAGAAACAGATGGAATTGGAATATCAACTATTAACAATGACAATAATACATACAGTGAAAGACAGCCTCCACATAGCCTAAACAATAAAAGGGCATACACAGAGATGGAGAAAAAGGGGACTGTCCATCAAAACATCAAGCATTCAAAGCGTATAAGGACCTGA
- the LOC5509886 gene encoding uncharacterized protein LOC5509886 isoform X4, with product MTFTGLSLSQFSLKIELNKNRTAQTYSSVRQLILGNPGCQGHSTFIPLRCKSCKSGIGRIYRTTPLELDMIRDVFSLDCSSIKSYELGTQAGKNSYKTADELLDIPTAKDLKNEILKLQSVVVSLNERLQSVEKVIPETDGIGISTINNDNNTYSERQPPHSLNNKRAYTEMEKKGTVHQNIKHSKRIRT from the exons ATGACATTTACTGGCTTGTCCTTGTCCCAATTTAGCTTGAAGATTGAGCTGAATAAAAATAGAACTGCCCAGACATATTCAAGTGTCCGTCAGCTCATCCTTGGGAACCCAGGGTGTCAAGGTCACAG cACATTTATTCCACTGAGATGCAAGTCTTGCAAATCTGGAATTGGTAGAATTTACAGAACCACACCTCTAGAACTTGATATGATAAG GGATGTTTTTTCATTGGATTGCTCTAGTATTAAAAG TTATGAGTTAGGAACTCAAGCTGGAAAGAATTCTTATAAAACAGCAGATGAACTTCTAGACATACCTACTGCAAAGGatctaaaaaatgaaatattgaAG CTACAAAGTGTTGTTGTGTCATTGAATGAAAGGCTGCAATCTGTGGAAAAAGTCATCCCAGAAACAGATGGAATTGGAATATCAACTATTAACAATGACAATAATACATACAGTGAAAGACAGCCTCCACATAGCCTAAACAATAAAAGGGCATACACAGAGATGGAGAAAAAGGGGACTGTCCATCAAAACATCAAGCATTCAAAGCGTATAAGGACCTGA
- the LOC116616841 gene encoding uncharacterized protein LOC116616841, translated as MGNGASGNSQTLDRSSNLKVRNTNLHPSIRKRLQNWLDNAPFTLDETQTQAIYKAATFVEINTPQLLITKGSDPVGVYIITCGEAEVVSLDPSSYHHSNQGPSNQGPSNQNSNPELNQVQSKEYVIRVFTEGECFGEVSVLYDIPCIANVRVPSQASLILLRAADVQGILTPPLEVPMLRLCSIRRYLDTAHLFEDQALSKMVALDVLREVPVLHGWEEAAIKDLIKAMKQEIIVLYPCGSAVYREGDPGHEMYVLVHGRVGLFAEGHQLAVFDSGDKRGFTFGEEGFFTDKEKRCTIKALTPCQIITLKKHHFYYILNQYPNEKVILQVYNEKWKENLSKRDQELYEKYGGALDLEMLRMTLRQSAFFKDCPPGFIYIIALSMLVREIQEEQAVLSHAQYKKGDTLFLLLQGEAIVTEDHDDLFLTVDVKQVFHKASSLPEKAWVKATELSIVAYFNTAVISEAKMA; from the exons ATGGGAAACGGGGCGAGTGGGAATTCACAGACCCTTGATCGATCATCAAATCTAAAG GTCCGCAATACCAATTTGCATCCCTCAATAAGGAAACGTCTTCAAAATTGGCTTGACAACGCCCCATTCACACTAGATGAAACCCAAACTCAAGCTATCTATAAAGCTGCAACGTTTGTTGAAATAAACACACCACAATTGTTAATCACAAAAGGCTCTGACCCAGTTGGAGTATACATCATAACATGTGGTGAGGCAGAAGTTGTAAGTTTGGATCCTAGCAGTTATCACCATAGCAACCAGGGCCCTAGCAACCAGGGCCCTAGCAACCAAAACAGCAATCCTGAATTGAATCAGGTTCAATCAAAAGAGTATGTCATACGAGTGTTTACAGAAGGGGAGTGTTTTGGTGAGGTATCAGTTCTGTATGATATCCCTTGCATTGCAAATGTGAGGGTTCCCTCGCAAGCCTCGCTCATACTGCTGAGGGCTGCCGATGTGCAGGGGATCCTGACTCCTCCCCTGGAGGTGCCAATGCTAAGATTGTGCTCCATCAGGAGGTATCTGGACACTGCCCATCTGTTTGAGGATCAGGCATTGAGTAAGATGGTCGCACTGGATGTGCTTAGGGAAGTACCGGTGCTTCATGGTTGGGAAGAGGCCGCCATCAAGGACCTTATTAAAGCAATGAAGCAAG AAATCATAGTGCTGTACCCTTGTGGGAGTGCTGTTTACCGAGAGGGTGACCCAGGCCATGAGATGTATGTCCTGGTCCATGGGCGGGTGGGGCTCTTTGCAGAAGGGCACCAGCTGGCAGTGTTTGATAGCGGTGACAAGAGAGGGTTCACTTTCGGCGAGGAGGGATTCTTTACCGACAAGGAGAAAAG GTGTACTATCAAGGCCCTTACTCCATGCCAGATCATCACCCTCAAGAAGCACCACTTCTACTACATTCTCAACCAGTATCCCAACGAAAAGGTCATACTTCAG GTCTATAATGAAAAGTGGAAAGAAAACCTGAGCAAGAGAGACCAAGAGTTGTATGAAAAGTATGGCGGAGCACTAGACCTTGAGATGCTCAGGATGACCTTAAGGCAGAGTGCATTCTTCAAGGACTGCCCTCCAGGGTTCATCTATATCATCGCACTATCTATGCTTGTAAGGGAAATCCAAGAGGAGCAGGCTGTGTTGTCGCATGCGCAGTACAAAAAAG GAGACACATTGTTTCTGTTGCTCCAAGGGGAGGCTATAGTTACTGAAGATCACGATGATCTTTTCCTCACCGTAGATGTGAAACAGGTGTTCCACAAGGCTTCATCTTTGCCCGAGAAGGCCTGGGTCAAAGCAACAGAACTAAGTATTGTTGCATACTTTAATACTGCTGTAATAAGCGAAGCAAAAATGGCTTAG
- the LOC116616842 gene encoding collagen alpha-1(IX) chain gives MDDETVLRKSSSSSKVVWLLAVFTILATSAEFIRIEIKLNKNSFKVDDLKAVTVGGCHGKEGLTSAPLSMRRRREAPQDDVPSIKRRISQIQQTLHILTLRKKQSQNAGAPRGLPGSPGPRGVKGPQGDRGKRGKKGKMGRPGRQGSDGKPGHQGPQGFKGERGEKGQRGDVGPKGAKGD, from the exons ATGGATGACGAGACCGTTCTGCG AAAGTCGAGCTCATCCTCAAAGGTCGTCTGGTTGCTTGCGGTGTTTACCATCTTGGCGACGAGTGCAGAGTTCATAAGAATCGAGATAAAATTGAACAAGAACTCGTTCAAGGTTGATGACCTGAAAGCCGTGACAGTGGGGGGATGCCATGGCAAGGAAG GTTTAACTAGTGCTCCGCTGTCCATGCGTCGGCGCCGCGAGGCTCCGCAAGACGATGTCCCAAGCATCAAACGGCGAATCTCACAGATTCAACAAACGCTTCACATCCTCACACTCCGCAAAAAACAGTCACAAAACGCAGGAGCACCGCGAGGCTTGCCGGGTAGTCCAGGCCCCAGAGGCGTCAAGGGACCACAGGGTGACCGAGGAAAGCGCGGGAAAAAGGGAAAAATGGGCCGGCCCGGGAGACAAGGATCTGACGGGAAACCTGGGCACCAGGGACCACAGGGTTTCAAAGGCGAAAGAGGAGAAAAGGGGCAGAGAGGAGATGTTGGGCCCAAGGGAGCGAAGGGAGATTAG